The following nucleotide sequence is from Nocardioides eburneiflavus.
ACCAGCGGGCCGCCGCACGGGCACTCGTCGACAAGAAGCTGCGCTCGATGCGTGGCGTCGACCGGCAAGTGGCCACCCGGCGCCTCGCCGGGCTGCTCGCCCGCAAGGGTTACTCGGCCGGGCTGGCGTTCTCGGTCGTGCGCGAGGCGCTCGACGATGGGGACGACCCCGACGGTGCCGGCGACCTCGACCACCCGGACTTCTAGGCCCGCCCTTCCGCCGTCCGCCGGGACTCTGGTGGGATGGCTCCGTGAGCAACGAGCGTGAGGTCCTCACCTACGACCTGTTCGGCACCGCCACCCGCGAGCTGGCCCAGCAGGTCGCCGACTCGGCCTTCCGGCCCGACCTCATCCTGTCCATCGCCCGCGGGGGCCTCGCCCTCGGGATGGGCCTGGGCTACGCCCTGGCGGTGAAGAACATCTCCGTGGTCAACGTCGAGTTCTACACCGGCGTCGACCAGCGGCTCGACGTCCCGATCATGCTGCCGCCGACCCCGGCGGTCGTCGACCTTTCCGGGCTCAAGGTGCTCGTCGCCGACGACGTCGCCGACACCGGGCGCACGCTCGAGCTCGTCCACGAGTTCTGTGCGGGTCACGTCGCAGAGGCCCGGACGGTCGTGATCTACGAGAAGCCGCAGTCGGCCATCAAGGCCGACTACGCGTGGCGCCGGACCGAGCGGTGGATCGACTTCCCCTGGTCGGTGCTGCCGCCCGTCGTCGACCCGGACGCGCTCGCGCACTGACCGGTCGGTGGCGACCAGGCGTGTGACGGTCAGGGGCGAGGGCGTCGCCCTCGCCGGCGAGGTCGGGCCAGGGGAGAGCTGGGCGGGTGCGGCGGCCCGCATCGCCGCGCCGCTGCCGGGCGACCCGGTGGCAGACGACCTCTCCGGCGAGATCCTGGCCTTCGTCGCCGACCCGGACCTGCGCATCGACCTCCGCGCGATGACCCACGGTGACCTGCCGATCCTCACGAGGTGGCTCACGGCACCGCACGTCCGCCGGTGGTGGCACTCCGACGGTGAGCCGACCCTCGAGCGGGTCACCACGACGTACGGCCCGCGAGTCGACGGGCTCACGCCGACCCGGATGTGGGTCGTCGAGGTCAACGGCCGGTCGGTCGGCTTCGTGCAGGACTACCGCATCCGCGAGCACCCGGACTTCGCGCTGCTCACCCCGAACCCCGACGCCATCGGTCTCGACTACGCCGTCGGCGAGCCCGAGTGGGCCGGTCGTGGGCTCGGCGCCCGCATCCTCTGGGCCTGGATGGTCGGCGCGACGCGACGGTTCCCCGACGCCGAGGAGTTCTTCGCCGCACCCGACCACCGCAACGCGGCATCCCTGCGGATCCTCGACAAGGTGGGATTCGTGCAGGGCACGTGGTTCGACGAGCCCACGCGCGACGGGTCCGTGGCGACGGTCGTCGGCTGCCGCCTCGACGTACGCCGTGTCCTCGGCGGCACGCAGCGCGGCGAGCCCGGTCCAGCGCCCCGTGGGCCATGATGACCCCATGACCTCCGCCATCGCCGACGCGCTGCGACTCCCTGCCGGTCCGGTGGACCTGACCGCCGTCGACACCGACTCCGCACCGGGCTTCGACGGCAAGAAGGCCGACGGCAAGGCAGCACTGGCCGGGATGCAACCCGAGCTCGCCGACCTGCAGGAGCGGCTCTGGGCCGAGCGGACCGCGGGGTCCGAGCGTCGGGTCCTCCTGGTGCTGCAGGGCATGGACACCAGCGGCAAGGGCGGCGTGCTGCGCCACACCATCGGGCTGGTCGACCCGCAGGGCGTGCGGATCACCAGCTTCAAGGCGCCGACCGAGGAGGAGCGCGCCCACGACTTCCTGTGGCGCATCGAGAAGGGTCTTCCGGAGGCGGGCTACATCGGTGTCTTCGACCGCTCGCACTACGAGGACGTCCTCATCGCTCGCGTGCGCGGGCTGGCCGACGCTGCTGAGATCGAGCGCCGCTACGGGGCGATCAACGACTTCGAGGCCCGGCTCGTCGACGAGGGCTTCTCGCTCGTGAAGTGCATGCTCCACATCAGCGCCGACGAGCAGAAGGCGCGCCTCGCCGAGCGGCTCGCCAACCCGGAGAAGCACTGGAAGTACAACCCCGGCGACCTCGACGAGCGGGCTCACTGGCCGGCCTACCGCGAGGCGTACGAGATCGCGCTCGAGCGCACGAGCACCGAGGTCGCCCCGTGGCACGTCGTGCCGGCCGACAAGAAGTGGTTCCGCAACCTCGCCGTGGGCCAGGTCCTCCTCGACACCCTGCGCGGCCTCGACCTGCAGTGGCCTGCCGCCGACTTCGACGTGGAGGCCGAGACCGCCCGACTGGCCGCGGAGGCCCCGGTCCGGTGACCGCGGAGCTCCCCACGGACCTGCCCACGGTCCTTCCCTCGGTCCAGGTCACGCGCTACGTCACGCCCCTGCGCGAGGGCGGCAGCCTGCCCGGGGTCGTGGAGGGCGACGACCTCGGCACGTACGTCTGCAAGTTCCGCGGCGCCGGCCAGGGCGCGAAGGTGCTGGTGGCCGAGGTGATCGTCAGCGGGCTCGCCACCCGGCTCGGCCTGCGCACGCCGCGGCTCGTCGTGCTCGACCTCGACCCCGAGCTCGCCCGCTACGAGGCCGACGAGGAGGTGCAGGACCTCCTCAACGCCAGCGTCGGGCCCAACCTCGGCATCGACTTCCTCCCCGGGTCCTTCGGGGTCGACGGGCAGGTCGCCACGGCCGACGACGAGGGCGCGAAGGTGCTCTGGCTCGACGCGTTCACCGCCAACGTCGACCGCTCGTGGCGCAACCCCAACCTGCTGCTCTGGCACGGCGACCTCTGGGTCATCGACCACGGTGCCTCGCTCTACTTCCACCACGGCTGGCAGGCCGGCGTCAACGACCCGGCGCGGTTCGCCGCGCAGGCCTGGGACGCCGCCGGGCACGTCTTCGAGAGCTGTGCACGACGGGCGCGGGAGCTGGACGACGAGATCGCGGCGCCACTGGACCGGACAGCCTTCGCGGAGGTGCTGGCGACCGTGCCCGATGTCTGGCTCGAGCCGGTCCCCGGGGCCGACGGCGCCGAGGCGCTGGGGCCGGACGCCCTGCGCGCCGCCTACGTCGACTTCCTCACCGCCCGCCTCGGCACGCGGCAGTGGCTCCCGGGGGTGGCGCCGTGAGCACGACTCGCCTGCCCTACCAGTACGTCGTCCTGCGCTGCGTGCCGCGACCCGACCGCGAGGAGTTCGTCAACGTCGGCGTGGTGCTGCACTGCCAGGGTGCGGACTTCCTCGACGCCGCCTGGTCCGTCGACCGCGACCGGCTGCGAGCCCTCCACGCCGGCGTCGACGTCGACCAGGTCTGCGAGGCCCTCGCCTTCGTCGACCTGGTGTGCCGGGGTGACGCGCGCGGCGGCGAGGCGGCGCGCCAGTCGCTCGGCCAGCGCTTCGGCTTCCTCAAGGCGCCCCGCAGCACCGTCCTCCAGCCCGGACCCGTGCACGGGGGCGTCACCGACGACCCGGCCCGCCAGCTCGAGCACCTCCGCGAGCGTCTCGTCGGCTGACCGGGTCCCTGCGCGCGGGTGCACCGGGGCCACCCGCAGGCGGATACTCGTGACGTGAACCCGCCCGGCGGACCCGTACGGTTCCGGCTCTCGTCCACCCTCGTCGTCGAGGCAGGCGACCACGAGCGGTCGGGGCGCGAGCTCGGCAGCCGCAAGGCACGCACGCTGCTGGCCCTGCTCGCAGCAGAGCGCGGACGCCCCGTCCCCACCGATCGCATCGTGGACGCGTTGTGGCACGAGACCCCACCGAGCGACCCCGCGGCCAACGTCGCGACCCTGGTGAGCAGGATCAGGCGGACCGTCGGTCCGTCGCTCGTGGTCGGGCTGCCCGGTGCCTACAGCCTCGGCGGAGCCTGGGCCCTCGACCTCGTCGACGCCGAACGGTGGTGCGCCGAGGCCGCCGCCCGGATCGGAGCGGCCGAGCACGCGCTGGCCGATTCGGCGGCCAGCGCCGCACTGGACCTGCTCGGTGGACAGGTCGCCCTCCTCGACGAGGCGGACGACGACTGGGTCCTCGCGGTCCGCGCCCAGGTCGACGCCCTGCGCCGATCGGCGCGCCGCCAACGGGTCGCGGCGCTGCTCCACCTCGATCCGGACACGGCCGTACGGGTCGCGACCGACGGCGTCGCCTCCGACCCCTACGACGAGCAGGCCGTCCGCGACCTGATGCGCGCGCTGGCCGCTGACGGCCGGGTGTCCGCTGCGCTCGCCGCCCACGACCGGCTCGCCCGAACCCTTCGCGAGGAGCTCGGCACCGACCCGGACCCTGCGACCGAGGCGCTGCACCTGTCCCTCCTCCGCGCCGGGAGCGGCGCAGCGGATCCGGGGATGCCAGTGGTCCCGGACGACCCGGTCGAGGCGGCAGCGGCCCCGACGCCGGTGGGGAGCCTGCTCGTGGGGCGCGCGGACGAGCTCGCCCGGGTCGGGGAGTCGTGGGGGCGGGCGGTCGCGGGAGGAGGCACCTGCCTCGTCGTCGTCGGCGAGGGCGGGATCGGCAAGACCCGGCTGCTCGACGCCGTCGCGGAGGACTGCGCGGCGACCGGTGGACAGGTCCTGCGTGGACGGTGCCACCCGGCGGAGCGGTCACTGTTCCTGCAGCCGTTCGTGGATGCGCTCTGGCCCGTGCTCGGCGGGTTGCGCCACGACCGGGTGCGGTCCGTGCTGCGCGACCACGAGGCCGCGTGGGTCTCGCTCGTCCCCGACCTGGCCGGGGTGCTGCCCCCCGCCCTCCGGCCGGCGGACCGCGACCTGCAGCGGCGGGCGACGTACGACGCGGTGGCTGCGGCACTGCGCCGGCTCGCGGACACGCGGCCCGTCCTCCTGGTCGTCGACGACCTCCAGGACGCCGGTGCCGCCACGATCGACCTGCTCGGCTACCTCTCCCGGCAGCTGGCGACGGCCCGCGTGCTGCTGGTCGGTGCCGTCCGGAGCGAGGACCCGACCGTGCTCGACCGGCTGGGGGAGCGTGCCACCCCGGTGCCGCTCGGCCCCCTCGGCGGGCCGGCGGTGGAGGCGCTCGCGGAGGCCGCCGGGCTGCGTGACCACGGCCACCAGGTGATGGCCCGCACCGCCGGGCACACGTTGAGCGTCGTCGAGTGCCTGCGCGCGCTGCAGGGCGGGGAGCAAGGCGTCCCCGCCTCCCTCGCCGACGGCGTGCTGGCCCGGGTGCGGCGGCTGGACGCAGACGGCCGGTCCGTCGTCGAGGCAGGATCCGTGCTGCGACGGCGACTCGACCCACGGCTGCTCGCGGGCCTCACCGAGCTGTCCGAGGTCGGTGTCATCCGCCACGCCGAGGACCTGACCCGGTCCGGGCTCTTCGTGCGTGCCGGCGAGGTCTACGAGTTCACCAACGACCTGTTCCAGGAGTGCGTGTACGCCGCCCTGCCCGCGACCGTCGCGGCGGCCTACCACCGCCGTGCGGCCGACCTGACCAGCGACCGGCCGGAGGTGATGGCCGTCCACGCGCACGCCGTCGGGGACGACGCGCGCGCAGCGCTGGGCTGGCTCGTCGCCGGCGAGGAGGCGTTGCGGCGCTCGGCGGTCGAGGACGCGCGGACCCTGGTCGAGCGCTGCCTGGAGATGACGTCGACGGAGGGCGACGTGCGCGCGCGAGCGCTGCTGGTCCGGGCCCGGGTGCACGAGGCCGGGATGAGCTGGTCCGCGGCCATCCACGACGCCGACGCCGCCCTGGGCCTGGCGCGCAGCAGCGGCGAGCGACGGCTCGAGCTGGCCGCGCTCCGGGCCCGCGGCGGCGACGCCGCGGTCGGCGCCCAGCTCGGCGCCGACGAGGTGAGCGCAGCCCTCGAGGACGGCCAGCGGCTCGCCGCCGACCTGGGGGACCGGCGCGCGGAGGCGGACTTCGCGAGTCGGCTGGCGGTGCTCGAGGCCAGCCGGCTGCGGCTCGTCGACGCAGGTGCGCGGGCCGCGAGCGCCCTCGCGCGAGCGCACGCGGCGAGCTCGCCGGACGGGACGATGCTCGCCCTGGACGGCCTGAAGACCGTCGCCTGGTACCTCGGCGACGCGCCGGCCCTCGCCGACGCGGTCGCGCAGCTCGAGCCGATGCTGGAGGAGCGCCCCGACCCGTGGCTGCGGCAGTGGGTGGTCTTCGAGTCCGCCTTCGTGCCCGCGTCGGCCGACCGGTGGGAGGAGGCGTCGCGCGCCATGGCGGATGCCCTCGCCCTCAACCGCCGCAGCGGGTTCCCGGCGTACGCCGGCTGGCTGCACGCCTACGAGGCGTGGCTCGCGCGCCTCGAGGGCGACCTCGACCGCGCCAGGGCCGTCGGGCGCCGTGCCGTGGAGCAGACCTCGGCGGTCGACCATCCGTGGTGGCACTCGTGGGCGGCCGGACTGCTGGCCGCGACCCTGGTGGAGACCGGCGACCGCGCCGAGGCGCAGGCAGTGGCCCGGGCCGGCCTCGCCGCCCGCAGCGGCACCGCGCGCCCGGGTCGGCTGCTCTGCGCGGCGGCCCTGGTCGAGCTGACCGGTGAGCACGTCCGCGGGGCCACGGACGCGCTGGGGCGGGTGGACTGCCCGCCGGGCCGCGCCTGGATCCTCGGCGCCGACGCCTACCTCCTGCTCGCGGGTGCGGCCGCGGCCCGCGGCGACGAGGTCGAGGCCGACCGCCTGCTCGCTCCGTTGCGTACGGCGACGGCCGGGTCGTGGCCGTCGGTCCGGCGCCGCGTCGAGGACCTGGACCGGGCCACCTCGGGCCGGGGCGCGGCGCCTCAGAGCACCTCGAGCGCCATCCGCGCCGCCCGCGCGGCTCCGTCGGACGGCACCGGCAGGTAGTCGACCGGTTGGCGGAGCGCAGCGGTCAGCTCCTCGGCGATCCGGTCGGGACTCGCGTCGGCGTACCCGAGCCGCCGTCCCGCCCGGTGTCGCTCGAGCCGGTGCCGCACGTGCACCTGCTGCTCGAAGTGGTGCTCCAGCGGAACGTAGACGAAGGGCCTCCGCGCAGCGGTGAGCTCCATCGTGGTGCTCAGCCCGCCCTGGACCACGGCCACGTCGCACGCGGCGTGGTGGAGGTCCAGGTCGGGCAGGAAGCCGTGCAGCTCGACGCCCTCCGGGACGCACAGCGCGTCGCGGTCGATGCGCGGGCCGGTGACCATGACCATGCGCAGCCCCGGCACCCGGTCGGCCACGGACCCGTACGCCGCGGCGACGCGTCGCAGCAGGTGGTGCCCGACCCCCGAGCCCCCGACGGACACCAGGCAGACCACCTCGTCCTCCCCGTAGCCGAGGCGAGCGCGCAGCTCGTCACGACGTCCCGGGTCCGGTCGTGCGCCCATGACGTAGCCGGCGAAGTCGAAGTTCGCGCGGGTCCAGTCGCGCGCAGTGGGCAGCCCCGGGCCGAGGGGCAGGTCGACCACGTCGTCGGGGTCGCCGACGAAGACCGACCGGTCGCGCAGCCCCGGCGACCGGCCGACGTGCTCGACCATCTCGGCGTTGTAGTCCGCTGTCAGGAACGCCTCCCGCTCGCCGCCGTCGGGCATCGGTACCCAGCCGACGAAGTCGGTCATCCAGACGAACGGCGCGCGCTTGAGGGAGGGGTGCTCGTGGAGGAAGTGGTCGAGGTCCCATGCCTCGTCGCCGACCCACAGGTCGAACCGCTCGCGCTCGACCAGGTCGTCGAACACCATGAAGTTGTTGACCAGCACCTCGTCCATGCGGCGCACCGCGTCGAACGCGTGCAGGTCGTGCTCGCCCGACTCCGCCTCGAAGTGCCCCGACTCGCTGGCCAGCAGCCGCGAGGCCGGGTGAACGACCTCGCCGCGCCGCTCGAGGAACTCGGCGACGGGTGACTGGGTCAGCCACTCCACCTCCAGGTCCGGCCGCTCGGCGCGCATCGCGTCGGCGACCGCGAGGTCGCGCCGGACGTGGCCGAGCCCGATGGGGGAGGACAGGTAGAGCGCGCGGGGTCGGCGACGGCTCGCCCGGCGCGGCCGCGGCACGGTCCGGTGCCCCGTCGCCCGGTCGACCAGCGCCTTGATCGCGCGGTTGACGACCACCGGGTGGCGGGCCATCGGCAGGTGCCCCGACCCCTCCAGCAGCAGGAGCTCGGCGCCCGTCCATGCCGCGACCGACCGGCCGCGCCCCTGCGGCTGGCAGAGGTCGGCCGTGCCCTGGACGACCAGCACGGGCGCGGTGATCCCCCGGAGCAGCGCCTCCGCCTCGTCGGCCGTGTCGGGGAACCGCGGTGAAGCGTTCTCGGCGAGGATCACCGCGCCGGTCGTCTCGCGGGTGAACCCGACGATGTCCTCGAGCTGCTTCGTCGAGTGCGGCTCGGGGAGCATCTGGTCGAAGAAGAACTCGGCGTACTCCGGCCAGTGGTCCGGCAGGTAGTGGCGGTTGTTGCCCCGCCACCCCGAGTAGTCGTCGAGCTCCTCCTCGAAGTGCACGGCCGCCTCGAGGCGTACGGGGAACGGCGGGGTGCGGTCGCGCGCCCACGGGGCCACCGCGACGACCCCTGCCACCCGCTCGGCGTGCAGCGCAGCGGTCAACAGTGCCTGCCACGCGCTGACGCAGATCCCGACCAGCACGGCGCGGTCGATGCCGAGGTGGTCCATCACGGCCAGCGTGTGCTCGACCATCGCCAGGTCGCCGTACGCAGCCGGGTCGAGCTCGCGTCCCGACCGCCCGTTGCCCGGCGGGTCCACCGTGACCACGCGGTGGTGCTGTGCCAGGTAGGCCACCTGCCCCTTCCAGGCGCGACTGTGCACGCACGTGTCGATCGGGACGAACAGCACCGTCGTCGGCGCCGTGTCGTTGAACGACTCCCACGCGAGGCGCACGCCGTCCACCTCGACGGTCCCGTCGCTGTCAGGCTCTCGTGCTCGCATGCCGTCACCCTCCGCGGACGTGGTTGCAGCGCGGTTGCAATCGCAGCGCAACCGGCGCCGCGCACCCTCACCTGACAGCATCCACCCGGGATGCCCGAAGAGGGAGACCCAGATGACCACCATCGACCAGGCAGCAGCAGCGGAAGCCGCTCCGGCGGCGCCCCCGATCGACATGGACGCCCTGATGGCGTTCGTCGGCGCGTTCGTCGGCGACCTCGGCGCCACCGTGGGTGCCGGCAACGTCCTGCTCGGAGAGCGCCTCGGCCTCTACCGGGCGCTCGCCCAGGGACCGGCCGACGCCCGTACGCTCGCCGCCGCCACCGGCACCGACCCGCGCTACGTCGAGGAATGGCTGCGCGGCCAGGCGGCCGGCGGCTACGTCGAGCACGACGCCGTCACGGGGACGTTCTCCATGACGCCGGAGAAGGCGTTCGCGCTCACCGACCCCGCCGGACCGGTCTTCCTGCCCGGCGCCTTCGAGCTCGCGCTGGGCGCGCTCAAGGCGCTGCCGGAGATCGAGCACGCCTTCCGCACCGGCGCCGGCTACGGCTGGCACCAGCACGACCAGGACGTCTTCACCGGCTGCGAGCGGTTCTTCCGGCCCGGGTACCTCATGCACCTGCTCAGCGAGTGGATCCCGGCGCTCGACGGGGTGGGCGCCAAGCTCGAGCGCGGGGCGCGCGTCGCCGACCTCGGCTGCGGCCACGGCGCGTCGACGGTCCTGATGGCCGAGGCGTTCCCGGCGAGCACCTTCGTCGGGTCCGACTACCACGCCGGCTCCATCGAGGCGGCCCGCACCCGCGCCGAGGAGGCCGGGGTCGCCGACCGCGTGCGCTTCGACGTGGCCGGCGCGCAGGCCCTCGCCGACCACGACCTCGACCTCGTCACGACCTTTGACTGCCTCCACGACATGGGCGACCCGCTGGGAGCCGCGCAGCACGTCCGTCGCTCGCTCGCCGCCGACGGCACGTGGATGATCGTCGAGCCGGCGGCGGGGGACACGGTCGCGGACAACCTCAACCCGGTCGGCCGCGTCTTCTACGGCTTCTCGACCTTCCTGTGCGTGCCCAACGCCGTGTCCCAGCCTGGGGGCTACGCGCTGGGAGCCCAAGCAGGAGGGGCCGCGATCCGCCAGGTGGTGACCGACGCGGGGTTCACCCGCTTCCGCCGCGTCGCCGAGACCCCGTTCAACCACGTCTACGAGGCTCGTCCCTGACGCTGTCGGAGGCGGCTGCGAGGATGCCGCCATGACCTACGTGGGGGCTGTGCGGGCGGCCCTGGCCGAGGTGGGGGACCCGGCCAGGGCTGCTCAGCAGCAGGCCTACATGAAGTCGGAGCTGCCCTACGTCGGCCTGCGCGCCCCGGCGCTCAGCGCCCTGCTGCGCCCGCTGCTGGCCGAGCACCGCTTCGTCGACCGGGCCCAGTGGGAGCACGCGGTGCTGGAGCTGTGGGAGGACGCCGAGCACCGGGAGGAGTGGTACGCCGCGATCGCGCTGCTGCGCTACCGGGCCTACCGGCCGTGGCTCGACCCCGACCTGCTGCCCCTGCTCGAGACGCTCGTGCGCACGGGCGCGTGGTGGGACGTGGTCGACGAGATCGCCTCGCACCTCGTCGGCCAGGTCCTGCTCGACCACCGCGCCGCGACGACCCCGGTGATGGACGCCTGGTCCGTGGACGCCGACAGCCTGTGGGTCCGTCGCACGGCGATGCTCGCGCAGCTGCGCCACGCCGGTCGCACCGACACCGACCTGCTCGGCCGCGTCCTTGTCGCGAACCTGGACGACACGGCGTACGGACGCGAGTTCTTCGTCCGCAAGGCGCTCGGGTGGGCGCTGCGCCAGCACGCGCGCACGGACCCGGCGTGGGTCCGCACGTTCGTCCGGACCCACGCCGACCGACTCAGTGGGCTGTCGCGCCGCGAGGCGCTCAAGCACCTGTGAGGGATCACGTCGCGCTCGTGCCTCGCGCGCCGCTGCTCGTCTCATTTCGACGCGCTCGTGCGACTTCGTTCCTCAGTCGCGTCGCTTGCTCAATCTGGCCGAGCCCACGCGTCGCGCTCGTACCTCGCGCGCCGCTGCTCGTCTCAGACAGGCACGAGCTCCACCGCGCCCACGGCGTAGCGGGCGAGGATCGCGCGCGCGACGGCCGGGTGCGCGCCCAGCGGGTCGGAGACGGCGACGGCGCCGGCCTCGACGGCGAGCTCCGTCGCACGGTCCGGCAGCCGGCCCGGGGCGAGGAAGAACGACGCGACCGCGATGTGGCGCTTGCCCGCGGAGCGGAAGGCGCGCACGGCCTCGCCGGCGGCCGGCGGTGCCGCGGAGGCGAACGCGGCCGTGACCGGGAGCCGGTGCCGCGCGCCCCACGTGCGGGCGATCCGGGCGACGGCCTGGTTGGCGAGCGGGTCGGAGGAGCCGGCGGCGGCGAGCACCAGGGCGTCGAGCTCGCGGACCCGCGCCGCCTTGAGCGCCTCGCGCAGCCGGACGTCGAGGACCTCGAGGAACGCGGTCTCCATGCCGAGGATGCGGCTCGCCTGGATCCGTACGCCCTCGTGCCGGGCCATGGCCGCCGCGATCGCCTCGGGGACGTCGACCTTGGCGTGGAACGCCTCGGTGAGCAGCAACGGCACCACGACGATCTCGTCGTGGCCAGCCTTGACGAGCCGGTCGACGACCGTGTCGAAGGACGGCTTCGACAGGTCGAGGAAGGCCGTCTCGATGCGGAGGTCGGGGCGCATGGCCTTGACCTCCGCGACGAGCGCCTTGATCGTCGCGGCGGATCGCGGGTCCCGGCTTCCGTGGGCCAGGGCAACCAGAGCAGGAGCAGCCATCAGGGGTGCCTCCGATCGTGAGTGGTGGTGCGGTCGTGCTGGGTGGGTGCGACGACGTTGTCGCTCGTGCTGAGGAGGTCGCGCAGCGACCGTCTCGAAGCGCTGGGCTGAGGGAGTGAGTCAGGCATGGATGCCGCACTCGGTCTTGGTGGTGCCGGCCCAGCGCCCGCTGCGCGGGTCGTCGCCGGGAGCGACGCGGCGCGTGCAGGGCCAGCAGCCGATGCTGGGGTAGCCGTCGTGGACGAGCGGGTTCACCAGGACCCCGTTGTCCTGGATGTAGCGCTCGACCTGCTCGTCGCTCCAGCGGGCCAGCGGGGAGACCTTGACCTTGCCCTTGCGCGCGTCCCAGCCGACGACCGGGGCGATCACGCGGTTGTGCGTCTCGGCGCGGCGCAGCCCGGTGGCCCACGCGTCGTACTCGGCGAGCGTGTCGGCGAGCGGCTTGACCTTGCGCAACGCGCAGCACAGGTCGGGATCGGTCTTGTAGAGGTCCTTGCCGTACTGCGCGTCCTGCTCGGCGACCGTCTGTGCCGGGGTGACGGTGCGCAGGGTGACCGGCAGGGTCGCCTCGACGGCGTCACGCGTGCCGATGGTCTCGACGAAGTGGTAGCCGGTGTCGAGGAAGACCACGTCGATGCCCGGCGCGACCTTGGAGGCGAGGTGCGCCAGCACGGCGTCGCCCATCGACGAGGTGATCGCGAACCGGTCGCCGAAGGTCGCGACGGCCCACTCGATGATGACCTCGGCGGGAGCGAGCTCGAGCTCGGCGCCCACGTGGGAGACGAGCTCGCGCAGCTCCTCGGGCGTACGTCCCGCGGTGTGGGTGCCCTTGAAGTCGCGTGCGGCTCGGGTCGAGAGACTCATGGTGTGCCTCCTCCGTTGCCGGGGTGCGGGATCATGCCGGTCATCTGGACGGTGAAGCTGCGCAGGCACGAGCGGCACTCCCAGGCGCCCGCACCCTCGCGCGGGAAGAGGTTCTCGTCCCCGCACCAGGGGCAGTGGAAGGGCACCGCACGTTCGGACATCAGACCGCCACCGGCTCCCCGCGCAGCAGGGCCTCGTCGGCTCGGGCGA
It contains:
- a CDS encoding Insertion element protein — translated: MSERAVPFHCPWCGDENLFPREGAGAWECRSCLRSFTVQMTGMIPHPGNGGGTP
- a CDS encoding DNA alkylation repair protein, whose amino-acid sequence is MTYVGAVRAALAEVGDPARAAQQQAYMKSELPYVGLRAPALSALLRPLLAEHRFVDRAQWEHAVLELWEDAEHREEWYAAIALLRYRAYRPWLDPDLLPLLETLVRTGAWWDVVDEIASHLVGQVLLDHRAATTPVMDAWSVDADSLWVRRTAMLAQLRHAGRTDTDLLGRVLVANLDDTAYGREFFVRKALGWALRQHARTDPAWVRTFVRTHADRLSGLSRREALKHL
- a CDS encoding sirohydrochlorin chelatase, which gives rise to MAAPALVALAHGSRDPRSAATIKALVAEVKAMRPDLRIETAFLDLSKPSFDTVVDRLVKAGHDEIVVVPLLLTEAFHAKVDVPEAIAAAMARHEGVRIQASRILGMETAFLEVLDVRLREALKAARVRELDALVLAAAGSSDPLANQAVARIARTWGARHRLPVTAAFASAAPPAAGEAVRAFRSAGKRHIAVASFFLAPGRLPDRATELAVEAGAVAVSDPLGAHPAVARAILARYAVGAVELVPV
- a CDS encoding class I SAM-dependent methyltransferase; its protein translation is MTTIDQAAAAEAAPAAPPIDMDALMAFVGAFVGDLGATVGAGNVLLGERLGLYRALAQGPADARTLAAATGTDPRYVEEWLRGQAAGGYVEHDAVTGTFSMTPEKAFALTDPAGPVFLPGAFELALGALKALPEIEHAFRTGAGYGWHQHDQDVFTGCERFFRPGYLMHLLSEWIPALDGVGAKLERGARVADLGCGHGASTVLMAEAFPASTFVGSDYHAGSIEAARTRAEEAGVADRVRFDVAGAQALADHDLDLVTTFDCLHDMGDPLGAAQHVRRSLAADGTWMIVEPAAGDTVADNLNPVGRVFYGFSTFLCVPNAVSQPGGYALGAQAGGAAIRQVVTDAGFTRFRRVAETPFNHVYEARP
- a CDS encoding phosphoadenylyl-sulfate reductase, producing MSLSTRAARDFKGTHTAGRTPEELRELVSHVGAELELAPAEVIIEWAVATFGDRFAITSSMGDAVLAHLASKVAPGIDVVFLDTGYHFVETIGTRDAVEATLPVTLRTVTPAQTVAEQDAQYGKDLYKTDPDLCCALRKVKPLADTLAEYDAWATGLRRAETHNRVIAPVVGWDARKGKVKVSPLARWSDEQVERYIQDNGVLVNPLVHDGYPSIGCWPCTRRVAPGDDPRSGRWAGTTKTECGIHA